The following proteins come from a genomic window of Mycolicibacterium rufum:
- a CDS encoding ABC transporter family substrate-binding protein codes for MVLLSGCTVSPPPAPQSTDTTESTAPPPTKATQIIMAIDSIGPGFNAHLLSDQSPVNAAISSLVLPSSFRPIPDSRTPTGSRWEMDPSLLESAEVTNQDPFTVTYKIRPEAQWTDNAPIGADDYWYLWRQMVSQPGAVDPAGYDLITGVQSVEGGKTAVVTFAQPYPAWRELFNDILPAHIVKDVPGGFPAGLAQALPVTGGQFRVESIDPQRDEILLARNDRYWGKPAVPDLILFRRGGAPAALADSIRNGDTQVAQVHGGSAVFAQLSAIPDVRTARIVTPRVMQLTLRAQQPALTDAQVRKAVLGLLDVDLLAAVGAGDDNTVTLAQAQVRSPSDPGYVPTAPPAMTREEAMALLGAAGYRVEPMPAPTQQPPGPTPPENSRGQLIKDGEPLTLVLGVANNDPTAVAVANTAADQLRSVGIAASVSALDPVTLYGDALVNNRVDAVVGWHQAGGDLATALASRYGCPALEATAIPTVTALPSTGDSPTPSPSPTPARPATPATTPTSAPPAPESGQLVQAPSNITGICDRAIQPRIDAALGGTADIGEVIDEVEPRLWDMATVLPILQDTTIVAAGPSVQGVSLTGAVPVGIVGDAGQWVKLPQ; via the coding sequence ATGGTGCTCCTGTCGGGCTGCACCGTGAGTCCGCCGCCCGCGCCGCAGAGCACCGACACCACCGAATCGACCGCGCCGCCGCCGACGAAGGCGACGCAGATCATCATGGCGATCGACTCGATCGGTCCCGGCTTCAACGCCCATCTGCTCTCCGACCAGTCGCCGGTCAACGCCGCGATCAGCTCGCTGGTGCTGCCGAGTTCGTTCCGGCCGATCCCGGACTCGCGCACCCCAACCGGCTCGCGGTGGGAGATGGACCCGTCGCTGTTGGAGTCCGCCGAGGTCACCAACCAGGATCCGTTCACCGTCACCTACAAGATCCGGCCCGAGGCGCAGTGGACGGACAACGCGCCCATCGGCGCCGACGACTACTGGTACCTGTGGCGGCAGATGGTCAGCCAACCCGGCGCCGTGGACCCCGCCGGCTACGACCTGATCACCGGGGTGCAGTCGGTGGAGGGTGGCAAGACCGCGGTGGTCACCTTCGCCCAGCCGTACCCGGCGTGGCGCGAACTGTTCAACGACATCCTGCCCGCGCACATCGTCAAGGACGTGCCCGGCGGTTTCCCGGCCGGGCTGGCGCAGGCGTTGCCGGTGACCGGCGGGCAGTTCCGGGTCGAGAGCATCGACCCGCAGCGCGACGAGATCCTGCTGGCCCGCAACGACCGCTACTGGGGCAAGCCCGCCGTCCCGGACCTGATCCTGTTCCGGCGCGGCGGCGCCCCGGCCGCGCTGGCCGACTCGATCCGCAACGGCGACACCCAGGTCGCGCAGGTGCACGGCGGCTCGGCGGTGTTCGCGCAGCTGTCCGCGATCCCCGACGTGCGCACCGCGCGCATCGTCACCCCACGCGTCATGCAGCTGACGCTGCGCGCCCAGCAGCCCGCGCTCACCGACGCCCAGGTCCGCAAGGCGGTGCTCGGCCTGCTCGATGTGGACCTGCTGGCCGCGGTCGGCGCCGGTGACGACAACACCGTGACGCTGGCGCAGGCGCAGGTGCGCTCGCCGTCGGACCCGGGCTACGTGCCGACGGCTCCGCCGGCGATGACGCGCGAGGAGGCGATGGCCCTGCTCGGCGCGGCCGGGTACCGCGTCGAACCCATGCCCGCCCCCACCCAGCAGCCGCCCGGCCCGACCCCGCCGGAGAACAGCCGCGGCCAGCTGATCAAGGACGGCGAGCCGCTGACCCTGGTGCTCGGGGTGGCCAACAACGACCCGACCGCCGTGGCGGTCGCCAACACCGCGGCCGACCAACTGCGCAGCGTCGGCATCGCGGCGTCGGTGTCGGCGCTGGACCCGGTGACGCTCTACGGGGACGCGCTGGTCAACAACCGCGTGGACGCGGTGGTCGGCTGGCACCAGGCCGGCGGCGACCTGGCGACCGCGCTGGCGTCGCGCTACGGCTGCCCGGCCCTGGAGGCGACCGCCATCCCCACCGTCACGGCACTGCCGTCGACCGGCGACAGCCCCACGCCGTCGCCGTCTCCGACGCCGGCCCGGCCGGCCACCCCCGCGACGACGCCGACGTCCGCGCCGCCCGCGCCGGAGTCCGGTCAGCTCGTCCAGGCGCCCAGCAACATCACCGGCATCTGCGACCGCGCGATCCAGCCCCGCATCGACGCGGCGCTGGGAGGCACCGCCGACATCGGCGAGGTGATCGACGAGGTCGAGCCGCGGCTCTGGGACATGGCGACGGTGCTGCCGATCCTGCAGGACACGACGATCGTCGCGGCGGGACCGAGCGTGCAGGGGGTCAGCCTCACCGGCGCGGTGCCGGTCGGCATCGTCGGCGACGCCGGGCAGTGGGTCAAGCTGCCGCAGTAG
- a CDS encoding chloride channel protein, with amino-acid sequence MTRRAVEYGCAIVVIGLLAGVAGAATTLLLHAVEHLTYRYTFGTLLTGVEDSGDWRRALGPMVGGALAGWGWWMLRRRRPVQGMSAVLAGERPVRRLALTADAGLQVLLVGSGASLGREGAPRQLAVAWGDLGSSRWALTGRDREILLACAAGAGLGAVYSVPLGGALFATRILLGTWHPRAWGTALITSSLAVAVAAPVTHLEHPLVWPDADLSYLFGALAVALAPLAVAVGLAFTRVTDAARPVTAPRSAALIPAIAAAGLLTGVCSIWLPELPGNGRSVLEVSVNSGLTLGAAAAILVLKPVLTALFLRTGAVGGMLTPALATGAAAGSVVALALNAGAGTALPVAAVSLTCAAGVLAITQRSPLFATLFVWELARPPVWLLAVFALAAFTSSDLVALGRRRRGAAGATAAA; translated from the coding sequence GTGACCCGCCGGGCTGTCGAGTACGGATGCGCCATCGTGGTCATCGGGCTGCTCGCCGGTGTCGCGGGCGCCGCGACGACCCTGCTGCTGCACGCCGTCGAGCACCTCACCTACCGCTACACGTTCGGCACGCTGCTGACCGGCGTGGAGGACAGCGGCGACTGGCGCCGCGCGCTCGGGCCGATGGTGGGCGGAGCGCTGGCGGGCTGGGGATGGTGGATGCTGCGGCGCCGGCGCCCCGTCCAGGGGATGTCGGCGGTGCTGGCCGGCGAGCGACCGGTGCGGCGGCTGGCGCTGACCGCGGATGCGGGACTGCAGGTGCTGCTCGTCGGGTCCGGGGCGTCGCTGGGCCGGGAGGGGGCGCCTCGGCAGCTGGCCGTGGCATGGGGCGACCTTGGCTCCTCCCGATGGGCGCTCACCGGGCGCGACCGGGAGATCCTGCTGGCGTGCGCGGCGGGCGCGGGGCTGGGCGCGGTGTACAGCGTGCCGCTGGGCGGCGCGCTGTTCGCGACGCGGATCCTGCTCGGCACCTGGCATCCGCGGGCATGGGGCACCGCGCTGATCACCTCGAGCCTGGCCGTCGCGGTCGCCGCGCCGGTCACCCACCTGGAGCATCCGCTGGTGTGGCCGGATGCGGACCTGTCGTACCTGTTCGGTGCGCTGGCGGTGGCGCTGGCGCCGCTGGCGGTCGCCGTCGGGCTGGCCTTCACCCGTGTGACGGACGCGGCCCGGCCGGTCACGGCGCCGCGCTCGGCAGCGCTGATCCCGGCGATCGCGGCGGCGGGCCTGCTGACCGGGGTGTGTTCGATCTGGCTACCCGAGCTGCCGGGCAACGGGCGCAGCGTGCTCGAGGTCAGCGTCAACAGCGGGCTCACGCTGGGCGCGGCGGCGGCCATCCTGGTGCTCAAGCCGGTGCTGACGGCGCTGTTCCTGCGGACCGGCGCGGTCGGCGGGATGTTGACCCCGGCCCTGGCGACCGGCGCGGCGGCCGGGTCGGTGGTGGCGCTCGCGCTCAACGCCGGGGCGGGCACCGCCCTGCCGGTGGCGGCGGTGTCGCTGACGTGCGCGGCGGGCGTGCTGGCGATCACCCAGCGCTCGCCGCTGTTCGCGACGCTGTTCGTCTGGGAGCTGGCGCGCCCGCCGGTCTGGCTGCTGGCGGTGTTCGCGCTCGCCGCGTTCACGTCCTCCGACCTGGTCGCGCTCGGCCGGCGCCGCCGCGGAGCCGCCGGCGCTACTGCGGCAGCTTGA
- the mshB gene encoding N-acetyl-1-D-myo-inositol-2-amino-2-deoxy-alpha-D-glucopyranoside deacetylase, with protein MEETPRLLFVHAHPDDESLTTGATIAHYSARGAQVQVLTCTLGEEGEVIGDQWAQLAVDGADQLGGYRIGELTAALAALGVDRPRFLGGAGRWRDSGMEGTPSRNRERFVDGDVEEQTAALAAVVDALRPHVVVTYDPQGGYGHPDHIHAHRITMAGVAAAQWRVPKVYWTVMSWTALSAGLAALTTVPDGWIRVDADVLPIVGYADDAIDAALDVPAHVPAKLAALRAHATQVQVSPDGTAMALSNGIALPVPAVEHYVLVEGAAGERDDRGWETDLLAGLSLG; from the coding sequence ATGGAGGAGACGCCGCGGCTGCTGTTCGTGCACGCCCACCCCGACGACGAGAGCCTCACCACCGGCGCGACGATCGCGCACTACAGCGCCCGCGGCGCGCAGGTGCAGGTGTTGACGTGCACGCTCGGCGAGGAGGGCGAGGTGATCGGCGACCAGTGGGCGCAGCTGGCCGTCGACGGCGCCGACCAGCTCGGCGGCTACCGGATCGGGGAGCTGACGGCCGCACTGGCCGCGCTCGGCGTGGACCGTCCCCGCTTCCTCGGCGGCGCCGGCCGGTGGCGGGACTCCGGGATGGAGGGCACGCCCTCCCGCAACCGGGAGCGGTTCGTCGACGGGGACGTCGAGGAGCAGACCGCCGCGCTCGCGGCCGTCGTCGACGCCTTGCGCCCGCACGTGGTCGTCACCTACGACCCGCAGGGCGGCTACGGCCACCCCGACCACATCCACGCCCACCGGATCACGATGGCCGGCGTCGCGGCCGCGCAGTGGCGGGTGCCGAAGGTGTACTGGACGGTGATGTCGTGGACCGCCCTGTCCGCTGGGCTGGCGGCGCTGACGACCGTGCCCGACGGGTGGATCCGCGTCGACGCCGACGTGCTGCCGATCGTCGGTTACGCCGACGACGCGATCGATGCGGCGCTCGACGTCCCGGCGCACGTGCCCGCGAAGCTGGCGGCGCTGCGCGCGCATGCGACGCAGGTGCAGGTGTCCCCGGACGGCACGGCGATGGCGCTGTCCAACGGCATCGCGTTGCCGGTGCCGGCCGTGGAGCACTACGTCCTGGTCGAGGGCGCCGCGGGGGAGCGTGACGACCGGGGCTGGGAAACCGACCTGTTGGCCGGCCTGAGCCTGGGGTGA